The Thalassotalea agarivorans region TTTAGGCCGAAAAGAAGATGGAACCGATACTTGGCTCGCATTGTTTTCTACATGGGTAAAAAATCTGTAATATATTGATTTTAAGCCCCTTATATTTGTTCAACACAGGTTGAGTTATTTGTGTTTGTGCATTGTACCTAGCTCTTCTACGCTCAATATGTAGTTTCACTACACAGTATGAAGAATAATAAAAAGGTACAATCATAATGAAAAAAACCTATTTACAACTAGTGTCTGCGGCGTTGCTTTTGGGCGCGTCGTTTAGTTCGTTAGGACAGACATTTTCACCTGCGAGTTCGGAAATTCGCTACACGGGACGCTGGAATTTTGATAACCCAGCAAGACCATGGGTCGGGTGGCAAGGAAGTACCATGACGGTGAAGTTCACTGGCTCGTCACTTACCCTTGATTTGGACACCGGTGATACCTACGATTACTTTCAAGTGATAGTAGATGGCGTACCTCAAAATGCACCTATTCGTATAAATAAAGGCAGAAAACAAGTTCAAATCGTTTCTGGTTTAAGTACAACTGAGCCACATACAGTTACTTTTATGAAAGAAACTTTTTATGGTAGCAATTTAACTATTTATGGTTTAACCATTCCAAACGGACAACTACATAGCCTGCCTGCTCGTCCAAATATGCGTATTAGCTTCTTTGGTGACTCAAACATGGATGGAACCTCGCTATATAGTGAAAAAGACCAAGTAGGTAATGAAACCCTGTCTAAAGAGTCTGGTACCTACTATGGTTACCCAGCAACAGTAACGCGCATGTTAGGCGCAGAAATGAACTTGCAAGCGATCGGCGGTGCGACATTAACCGGAAATGGCGACAACACTGTAGCCAACTTTATTTTCTCTGAAGATTATTACACGCAAAACAGTAACTATCGTGATGGTTTTAACCCGCATGTGATTGTTGTTAATGCTGGTGCCAATGACATAAGTTCAGTTAAGGGAAAGCGTAAAACGAATAAGATGAAAAATCGTTTTAAGCAAGTGGTTAATTCTCTTCGCCAAGTATACGGTAACAGTACGCATATTGTGTTGCACAATGGCTATGGTTGGGATAGCGAAGAGCCTGCTAATTACACGCATGCATTAGCAGCTGAAATAGGCGGTAATATCTCGGCAGTGCATTACCCTTGGATGTGGGAACAATGGCATGGCTCTATGGTAGAACAAGCCGGTCAAGCCCGTTTATTGGCGCAGCATATAGCCAATTTAAATATTGGTTTCAATATTGTCCAAGACGCTGAAGTATTTGATGGCTTTGGTCGTAACTTTAACGTAGCCAATGGTAGCTTTGAAGAACAAGCTAAGAACGGCTTTAACGCTTTTGGTTGGCGTTATGTAGCCGATGGCGTGGAGCGCATTCGAAATGCAAATCAAGCTGCAGACGGTGAGTACTACATCGCATTAGATGCCGGTGAAGAAGTGCATCAAGGTACTGATGCAACGGGTGACTTTGAGCGTGGCGCAACATCTGGTAATCAAACATATGTTGTGCGTGCAATGATCAGAGCGAAAAATGGTAATGGCACAGCAACAATTAGTGCTGATTACGAAGGTCAGGGTCTATACAATCGTGGCGATAAAGAAACAGAAGTTTTCGCTGTTGAAGGCCAGTGGAAAGAGTATGTAGCAACGTTTACGGCGCCTAATGGTACCTGGAAAACCTATATTTCACTAGGTTCAAACAGCGGTACTGTAGAGTTTGATAATGTGCGAATGAGTGAAAACTAAGCATTGATAGCTATAAAAAACGGCACTAGAGTGCCGTTTTTTATTTGCTATCTATTCCACTATCTAGGAATTACAGGTAATTGGATGTATGACAAGTACTTACCACCGTGTAACACCTCGTTATTCGCTTTGATGAATTTTGTACCAAGCGCGTTGTTTTCGCCTGTGTTTAAGTTGCGTTCAAGGCGAGGGAAGTTAGAGCTTGTAATTTCAATTCTAATTTTATGTCCCTTTGCAAAGTAATTACTGCTCGCATTCAGGTCTATCTCCACTTCATAAACTTTGCCAAGTTTTATTAACGTAGCTTTGCGTAAGGAATCTTTGTAGCGCATTCTAATTGCACCTTCTTGCACGTTATAGGCACTACCATCAGGGTATACGTCAACGAGTTTCACCATAAAGTCTGTATCGCGTGCAGAGCTTCGCACAAAAAGTTTGGCCTTAATTTCGCCTGTCACTTCTATGCCTTGCTGCAGCGTTGCACTGGTATAAACAAGCACATCTTCTCTTTGTTCAATTGCTGATTGGTCGTAGCCACCAGCTTCAGTGTCCGTGCCTGTGCAGCAGGTATGTCCACCTAAAGAAGGTACTGGGTTTGCAGGGTTATATACAAAACTATCAAGCTTTTCAGTGTTAGGTGGAGCTACTTGCAATAAGCCACCGCCATTTTTGCTATTGGCATTGCTTTGGTTGGTCAAATACCACTTTTGATAGTCCGTATTGGCTAGCGGCCATTGATCAGCAGTTTTCCATTTATTCTCACCAAGTACGAAGTATGTTAAAAATGGGCGGTCTAAACTTCCATTTTTCTCATCTTTTAACCAGTAATTAAACCAGTCTAATTGCGCTTGTTGATAGGCAAACGTCGCGTTGCTGACAGGGCGGTCGCCCACGCTGACATCTTTGTCTTGCTCGGCAAAATTACAATGTGTACCTGGGCCGATAACTACATACTGATGTTGCTGGGCTGCTTTAGTTTTACCTGTTTTCCTAAATTGTTCCGCCATCATGAGCGTTTCGCGTGCGCCATAGTCATACCAATTATCAAAGAACAAGTGCGGTATAGAGACAGCGTCATTTTTGGTAACAAAATCCATTGATCTAAAGTATTCACCATCGGGCTCGCTGCCACGCCACAAGTGAAATTCATTTGGGTGCGTTTTACTACGTTCAAGTAGCGTTAATATAGGCAAGGTATTAATGTTTTTTAGGTACTCTTCAAATGGATACTCTTTAAGTAATGTCTGGCTTTTACCTACTTTACTGTTAAAGTAATCACTTCGAGCTTTACCTGTTAAATCTGGCGTATTGAATTCGCTTGAGCCGCTGCCAGCAAACCAGCCTGCTGTTTGCCCTAATTCAAAGACGCCACCGCTAAATGACTGCCATGCGCGCCCTGGGCGGTAATATCCAGATGCAGGCGCTTGTGGTTGCGCAGCAACTAGTGCAGGGTGATTCGTTGCCGATAAAATAACCTGTGTTTCACCTAAATAAGAGCAGCCACTTAAGCCCACTTTGCCATTTGACCATGCTTGGTTTGTGATCCAATCAAGCGTATCTTCGCCGTCATTACGTCTGTTATGGCCAACTTTATAGATACCTTCTGACTCATAGCGACCTCGAATATCCTGAATCACAACAGCATAGCCACTTTCGACCAATGTTTTCCATGTCGCATCCCAGACAAAAGCGTCATTTTTATTGTATACGGTTCTTACAAGCACGGTTGGTCTAGGCGTTGTTAAATCGCCTTGATAGTAGATATCCGTTGCTAAATGAACACCGTCACTCATTTCAATCATTTGGCTTCTTAAACGCTCTGTCGCTGTTGCTAGTGGTGAAACGGTCAGCGCCATTAAGCTACCTAGTATGAACTTTTTCATTTTTATTTCCTTAAAAAAGGCGCCATTTAGGCGCCTTTAATAGCTTTTATTATTCAACAATAATTTTGTAGCTATAGTGATAGTCTAACCACGGTAGTGTGTACTTAAATAGTGGTGGGCTACCCCATGAATCTGTACCGCCAACGCCTCTTTGTTTGTAATCAATATTGACCAGTATTTTGTCTTGTCTTGGCAACTGATGAGGGTGTCTATCGCGATGTGCAGCTTCCCATTTAGAATTGTCATAGTCATCTGTTGAATAAAACTGTGCACCAAAGCCAAGTAGCGGTGCACCAGCAAATGTTACTTTGTGACTACTGTTTTTATTACTAAAAGTGACATATCTCACGTCTGTACGGTAACCGTTTTCTTGAGGCCTTACATATGGCACATACATATCATCTACGGTGCTCTGGTATTGGCCAACGTGAGCAGATGTTTTTCTATCCCAATAGTTTTCGTGCGGGCCACGGCCATACCATTGAACTTGGTCTAATGATTTGTCCAAGCTAAATAAGGTACCGATACGCGGGAACTCGCCCTGTTTTTGGTGCGGCGCAGCGTAGAAGTAGATATTGACGTCAATTTGACCATTACCATTGACAACATAAGTGGTTTTTAACGTGCTTCCTATGCTACCCAGCGACTGCTCTACATGAACTTGTACTTGATTACGATTAAGTTGCTTATACGTCATGCTGTCCAACGTAGCGTTTTTACCTACCCACTGCCATGTTTTTAAGCTGTCTTGGTATTTAGCGATATCAAAGTCGTTGTCTATAGGTGCGCGCCAAAATTCAGGGTGTGCTTGACCGGCCATTAATGGAAAGTCGTCTTGATACAATTGAGTTAGCTGACCTGTTTTTCGGTCAAACACCAACTTGAAATCATCACCTGTTAGTGACAAAGCACTATCACTTTTCTTAATACGAACTCGTTTGCTTTCTTTGGCAGCAACAATATACTCCCCTGATAGTGCAACCTGATCCCAAGCAACAACGTGATCTTTTGCAAGCATTGGCTGTGCACTCGCTAGCACTACTTCAATGTTAACAAAGTATTCAGCGCCGTCTCTAAATGTTGTTTTAGGCGCGAAGCTAAAATCAGCTGACGTTTGCGGCGCAATCGCTAAACTAACATCGCTTGACGTTTCCACCACTTTTCCATTTTCAGTTATCGTCCAACGAAGAATATGGTCGTCTATTGTTTTAAAGAAGTTTTGGTTAGTCACTTGTATTGATTTACCATCTTGTGAAAGTGCGAAATCAATGTTTTGATGGACCTTTTTAACTTCCCAAAGGTACGGGTAGGGTGTGCGGTCAGCAAACACTAAGCCATTGGCTGCAAAACTATTAGATGTATCCATTGCGGGTGGCTCTAGGTCTCCACCGTAGCCCCAAAACTTCACACCGTCTTCAGTTTCCATTAAGAAGGTTTGGTCAACCCAATCCCAAATAAAACCACCTTGCGCAATTGGGTACTTTTTAAAGATATCCCAATACTCTTTGAAGTTACCTAACGAGTTACCCATTGCGTGTTCATATTCAATAAGAATAATTGGGCGGTTTTCCATGCCAAGTTCTGCTAAGTGAACAATATTCTCAATAGGCGCATACATTTGACCGTAGGCGTCTGTATGGCGACGAAGCTGTGCTTGCTCGGAAATAACTGGTTCTCCACTTTCTGCCTTTAACCAGTCATACACATATTCCAAGTTTGCGCCGTCACCCGATTCGTTTCCTAAAGAACGCATAATAACTGACGGGTTATTTTTACTGCGTTCAAACATGTTCTTAGTACGATCTAAATAAGCTGCTTTCCAGTTTGGCTTATTCACTAGGTGATGGTCTGGATTGTAGCCAGCGCCCTGATTTGCTGCGCCCATACCATGAGATTCTATGTTCGCCTCATCCATAACATACAAACCATATTTGTCTGTTAAGTAATAGAAGTAAGGATCGTTAGGGTAGTGCGCTGTGCGAACAGAGTTAATATTAAACTCCTTCATCAACTGAACGTCTTTTTCCATCGACTCACGTGATACTACATGGCCTGTAATTGGGTCATGCTCATGGCGGTTTACGCCTTTAAACAACACGGGTTGGCCGTTGACTAAGATGTTTCCGTTTTTAAGCTCAGTTGAACGGAAGCCTATTTCACGGCCTACTTGCTCGATCACGTCACCTTGCTTATTCGTTAGGGTTAACTGAAGCTTATACAGGTTAGGTGTTTCCGCGCTCCAAAACATTACATTGTCGAATACTTTCGATACGTTAAACGACTTTGTGCTTTGTTTTTTAATGCTGCCAAGCTTAACGCTATCACTATAAATGGGTTGGTCTTCTTGCGTCTTAAGTGCAATGTTTAATGTTAATCCGCTATTTGATTGCTTGCTTAAATTGCGAATATCCGCTGTTAGCTCAAGTTTACCTTTGCTGTAATTATCGACAAGCGATGTTTTTGCGCCAAAATCTTGAATGTGTGTATTGTCAGTGCTGTATAGGTACACATCACGCTCTATACCACTTAAACGCCACATATCCTGACATTCAAAATATGAGCCATCTGAATAGCGGTAAACCTCCATCGCTAATAGGTTTTCGCCTTTTTGTAGATAAGGTGTTAGGTTAAATTCTGCTGCTGTTTTTGAGTCTTGAGAATAACCAACTTTTTTACCGTTAACCCATAAATAAAATGCTGACTTTACCGCGCCAAAGTGGACAAATACTTGTTTGTTATCCCAACTTTCTGGGACCTCAAAGGATTTTCTATAACTACCAACAGGGTTATACGTCGTTGGCATTTCGCCTGAAATGGATTGCGGCTTAAAGCAGTGATGAGAGTGATAAAATGGGTCGCCATAACCTTCCACTTCCCAGTTTGCTGGGACGGGAATCGTTGACCATTTACTGTCGTCATAACCTGGTTGTTCAAAACCGGTAGGTTTGCGGCGCACTGAATTTACCCAGTTGAATGTCCATTCGCCGTTTAGCAATTTATGATTATCAAATTGCCAAGGTGTTTGCGTGAATGGGTCTTCATTTGCAGGTGTAGAAAAGAAGAAACTGCGTGCTTCCTCTTTGTTTACTCGAAAAACTTCTGGGTTTTTCCACTCATTGTTAGCAAAAGTGTTGCCACTTAATGCTACAAGTGAGCTTGTAGCGATCGCAATTACTGTTGAGCGAAACTTTTTCGCAGACGTCATTGTATATCCTTAACTGTTTATAATTTTTATGACTTCAGGAGGTAATTTATCAATTACAGGAGCAAGTTCTTGGTGCCAAAGTGAGAGTGCGTCGCCATACTGCTGAGACAAATTGAGCGCGCTTTTGTAGATAGGCTTTCTCACTTGTTCTGAGCTGGCTGTTTTTACTTGACGTTTGTTCTTATAAAATTCTACGCAGCCTTGTTCAAATTCAAGGCCGCAAAACTCCAATATACGTGAGACTTGACTTGGTAAGTCGTCGACTGTTTGTTCGTAATGTACGTCCAATATTTCACCGGGAAAGAGTGCATGCCAATGATCCATAATATCGACATAGTTTTTATAGTATTCAGCTAGCTCCAACATGTCATAGGAGAAATTCTGACCTTGTGCAAAGAGCTGTTTATACACGCCCAAACAGCTATCGATAGGGTAGCGCCTAGTATTGATAATTTTGGCATTGGGCAGAATCATTTTGATCCAACCTATGTGCATAAAATTGTTAGGCATTTTGTCGATGAAATACCGCTTGTTTAACACACGATGATGTTTTGTTTGCGAAATGTATTCGCGGCCATACGCGCCCCAATCGCGTTTGTTCGCGTCCAGTAATGCTTCTGGATAACCTTTTTGGTCACGGCGATATTTTCCCGTACTGGCCGCTATTGCGCCAATATTTGGCAACTCTGCGGTGCCTTCTACTTGGCTGTGGCTTGCGATAATTTGCTCTACAAGGGTGGAACCTGTTCTCGGCAACCCTAAAACAAAAATAGGAGCGGGATCGTCATGGCCATGGCCACCATGCTGTGCGACGAACTGCTCATTGAATACAGATTTAATCGCATCTAAATTGAGTTCAAATTCTACTGGATCATAATCCAGCAATTGACGTTGTTGTTGGTTACCCTGGTGGTAGTGATGCCAGGCCTTTTCGTATTGTTTTTTGTCCTCAAAAGCCTTTCCTAAGGAAAAATTAAAGTGAACGCGTGCTTGCGCCGATAAATCATCTGACGCTAGTTGATTTTCCATATGCGCCACTTCATCAGGCTCAAATGAAAACATTTTTAAGTTCGCCATACTCCAAAAGGCTTCGCCTAAATCAGGTTTTTGTGCGATCGATAGCCTGTATTCTTCTAGGGCTTGTGCCTGTTCGCCAACTGTTTTTAACATATGTGCATAAGCCATATGAACACCGGGAGCATTATGTCTTAGTTTAAGTGCTTTTTGGTACGCTTCTATAGAAGCTTCAGTATCACCCTCATGAGCTTTGGCGTTAGCATAACCAAGCCACGCTTGGTGATCATCTGTAGAAATATCTAACAGCTTTTTATAAGTGTTTGCAGCCTCTTGCCATTTACTTTGTTCATGCAAAATAGACCCTAGTGTATGTAGCCCTTGCTTGAAGTCTGGCGCTATTTGGAGCGCTCTTCTTAGTAACGCTTCAGCATCAGACATATTGGTGCCTTTATCAAAGTGGCAAAGCGCCATAAAACGCATCGCATCGACATTGTCTGGAAATTCAGCTAACACCTCGCGGAGGATTACCATGGCTTCGTCAAGTTGACCTTTTTTCCAAAGCTCTGCACCTTTAGCTACTTTGCCTATTGTGTCATCTCTATCTGTTAATTCACTAAAATGTTTACTCGCTTCCTCAACCTTACCCAAGGCTGTTAACGCTTGTGCCAGTTTTTGCCGGCACAGCTTTAAGTTAGGTTGGAGTTGCAACGCTTTTTCGAACATGGTGACAGCTGGCGCAAACTGTCCTTGCATCGCCAATAAACTGCCCATATCTTCGTAGGCAGGCGCATAATCTGGAGCTAAGCCAATGAGCAACTCTACTTGTTTTTGCGCTTCGCTGTAGCGCTTTTGCCTAGATAGCGCGTGTCCCAATACTTGTAACAATGGCAAACTAGACGGGGTCGATAGAAGTTGCAGACTAGCAATTTTTTCAGCGCGCGCAGGATCGCCATTTTTCATCGCTTGTATAGCTTGTTGCATGGCGTGTTGTTCAGCGGAATTACTTTCGATGTTCATATTTATTTTTCTTCTTTTTGGCTAACGCGGACATTATCAAAATCCACTATACCGCGAGTGGTGCGTAAACCGAAATAGGATTTCCAGCTGCCTGCCGGAATCAAGAATGTATGTTTAACGGTTTGCCATTCTTTAGTGGGTTGCACGGGTAAAGTCGCTATGTTTTTGCGTTGATAAAGTGCTTGAGCTTCAGCGTCAGCAAATAATTCAGCTTCTGATCCAGGCGCTGCTGCTCTAACATCGACAATGACTTCAACCAGCGTATCTTTAGTTAATTTACCGCGCTTAAAATCGCCAGTGGCATCCGTTCCTTGATGGACTTCCTGTTTTTCGCTCAATTGGATATAGTATTCGCCGTGAGGGGCGGTGCCATCTTTGATACGTTTGACGCCATCGTCGGCATAACGCCAACCAAAAGCATTGAAATTGCCAGGCGCTTTAGATTCAAAACTGCCGTTAGCAACGTCTCCATTCTCGCCAAAACCGTTAAACACGTCCGCGTCTGCAATGATAGGTAAGTCGTTAAATAGCTTAGAAATATGTTGTGCGATTAGTCGGGCTTGACCGCCATGTTCTACCATCGAACCGTGCCACTGTTCCCATATCCAAGGGTAATGTAATGCTGATACTCTATCGTCACCCAACGATTGCACAAAAGACTTAGTATAATTAGCGGGCTCGTTGTCGTTCCAACCGTATGCGTTGTACAAAACAATATAAGGCTTTGAACCGTATCTAGTGCGCAATTTGGCAACAACATCGCCAAACCGTTCTTCCATTGCCGCTTGCAACGACGCACCACTTTTACCAATTTTATATATATCGTTAGCACCGGAATTAACCACAATAACATCTGGCTGAACAACATCCTGATATCGCTCATCGTTAGTAGACTTGTCAGCTTTATCGATAAAATTAAGTACGTTATTAAAACCATTTTCGTCTAATGTTGCGCCGCCAAGTGCTTGCACTTGTACATTGGCATTCAACATTCGACCAACCATGTGCGGGTAAGCGTAATAGGCACCAGATTCACCTGAGTCTTTCTCGCTGTACAGTGACGTACCGTCCATGTTGGAATCACCGAAGTAAAAAATTGTTTTCGATTTAGGTTGCGGAGCAGGGTGAATATCGCCACCTTCAATAAAGAAGCCGTAAATGGTTGATAGGTCGCCGTAAAAAGTTTCTTTGACAAGTGTGACTTGGTGAATACGATTTCTGGGTAAATTTTCAACCAATAAAATGCGTTGCTTGCCTGGGTTTACTTTGAATGGTTCACCCACGTACTGTTGATTGAGTACAAGCCTAAAGTATTCATAATGATCGCCAGTATCTATTTCCAAAAATAGCTTTGAGCCAGTAAATTTTATATCTAGGGTACTACCAGCCCAACCAATTTGCTTTGCCGTTTTGCCCGAATCTAACCAACGTCCTTGCTCGGCTATTAACTCATGTTGAGCGGGAATATATATGCTGTTTTGTTCGTCTACTTGGGCCCCTTTGACGGTTGTTTGGCATGACATCTGCGAGAAACTGAATATGAGAACTAGTACTGGAAAAAATAAAAAACGCACGAATACGGCACCATTATTATTAGTATTTTATACGTTATAAAAGTAGGTGGTTTTAACCGACAAAACAAATCATATATTTTTAAGTATCGTTTAGTTTTTTTTAACAGAACAAGTTGTCTAGGTGAATTTTCATCAGGCCATAGCTAGGTTAGCTATGGCCTGGTAGATAGATTGTTGGTTCTACCGTTTTATTTTTGGGTTGTCCTGTTGAATCATTTTCAAGAGGGAATAACTCATTAAAGCGCCTACAATAAGCAGCGGTAAGGACACTACTATCGTCGTTGATAAAATTACTTTTATACCGCCATCTACTGACATGAGTGCGATTGGTACCACACCCAATGCACATGCCCAAAATAGCCTGTTCCAGCGCTGCGGGTTTTCGCCTTCTCGCAATGACTTTGTGGTTACGGAAGCCAATGTGTAGGAAGCAGAATCATATGTTGTCACCAAGAAAACAATCGATACGACAGCAAACAAAAACACGGCAAATTTACCAAAAGGTAACGCTAGCAATATTTGCGTAATGGCTGTAGCTTCGCCGGCTTGCGCAATAATTGTATTGATATCGAGCATCCCTGAAAG contains the following coding sequences:
- a CDS encoding CocE/NonD family hydrolase, yielding MKKFILGSLMALTVSPLATATERLRSQMIEMSDGVHLATDIYYQGDLTTPRPTVLVRTVYNKNDAFVWDATWKTLVESGYAVVIQDIRGRYESEGIYKVGHNRRNDGEDTLDWITNQAWSNGKVGLSGCSYLGETQVILSATNHPALVAAQPQAPASGYYRPGRAWQSFSGGVFELGQTAGWFAGSGSSEFNTPDLTGKARSDYFNSKVGKSQTLLKEYPFEEYLKNINTLPILTLLERSKTHPNEFHLWRGSEPDGEYFRSMDFVTKNDAVSIPHLFFDNWYDYGARETLMMAEQFRKTGKTKAAQQHQYVVIGPGTHCNFAEQDKDVSVGDRPVSNATFAYQQAQLDWFNYWLKDEKNGSLDRPFLTYFVLGENKWKTADQWPLANTDYQKWYLTNQSNANSKNGGGLLQVAPPNTEKLDSFVYNPANPVPSLGGHTCCTGTDTEAGGYDQSAIEQREDVLVYTSATLQQGIEVTGEIKAKLFVRSSARDTDFMVKLVDVYPDGSAYNVQEGAIRMRYKDSLRKATLIKLGKVYEVEIDLNASSNYFAKGHKIRIEITSSNFPRLERNLNTGENNALGTKFIKANNEVLHGGKYLSYIQLPVIPR
- a CDS encoding tetratricopeptide repeat-containing sulfotransferase family protein, whose protein sequence is MNIESNSAEQHAMQQAIQAMKNGDPARAEKIASLQLLSTPSSLPLLQVLGHALSRQKRYSEAQKQVELLIGLAPDYAPAYEDMGSLLAMQGQFAPAVTMFEKALQLQPNLKLCRQKLAQALTALGKVEEASKHFSELTDRDDTIGKVAKGAELWKKGQLDEAMVILREVLAEFPDNVDAMRFMALCHFDKGTNMSDAEALLRRALQIAPDFKQGLHTLGSILHEQSKWQEAANTYKKLLDISTDDHQAWLGYANAKAHEGDTEASIEAYQKALKLRHNAPGVHMAYAHMLKTVGEQAQALEEYRLSIAQKPDLGEAFWSMANLKMFSFEPDEVAHMENQLASDDLSAQARVHFNFSLGKAFEDKKQYEKAWHHYHQGNQQQRQLLDYDPVEFELNLDAIKSVFNEQFVAQHGGHGHDDPAPIFVLGLPRTGSTLVEQIIASHSQVEGTAELPNIGAIAASTGKYRRDQKGYPEALLDANKRDWGAYGREYISQTKHHRVLNKRYFIDKMPNNFMHIGWIKMILPNAKIINTRRYPIDSCLGVYKQLFAQGQNFSYDMLELAEYYKNYVDIMDHWHALFPGEILDVHYEQTVDDLPSQVSRILEFCGLEFEQGCVEFYKNKRQVKTASSEQVRKPIYKSALNLSQQYGDALSLWHQELAPVIDKLPPEVIKIINS
- a CDS encoding GDSL-type esterase/lipase family protein yields the protein MKKTYLQLVSAALLLGASFSSLGQTFSPASSEIRYTGRWNFDNPARPWVGWQGSTMTVKFTGSSLTLDLDTGDTYDYFQVIVDGVPQNAPIRINKGRKQVQIVSGLSTTEPHTVTFMKETFYGSNLTIYGLTIPNGQLHSLPARPNMRISFFGDSNMDGTSLYSEKDQVGNETLSKESGTYYGYPATVTRMLGAEMNLQAIGGATLTGNGDNTVANFIFSEDYYTQNSNYRDGFNPHVIVVNAGANDISSVKGKRKTNKMKNRFKQVVNSLRQVYGNSTHIVLHNGYGWDSEEPANYTHALAAEIGGNISAVHYPWMWEQWHGSMVEQAGQARLLAQHIANLNIGFNIVQDAEVFDGFGRNFNVANGSFEEQAKNGFNAFGWRYVADGVERIRNANQAADGEYYIALDAGEEVHQGTDATGDFERGATSGNQTYVVRAMIRAKNGNGTATISADYEGQGLYNRGDKETEVFAVEGQWKEYVATFTAPNGTWKTYISLGSNSGTVEFDNVRMSEN
- a CDS encoding glycoside hydrolase family 2 TIM barrel-domain containing protein, with product MTSAKKFRSTVIAIATSSLVALSGNTFANNEWKNPEVFRVNKEEARSFFFSTPANEDPFTQTPWQFDNHKLLNGEWTFNWVNSVRRKPTGFEQPGYDDSKWSTIPVPANWEVEGYGDPFYHSHHCFKPQSISGEMPTTYNPVGSYRKSFEVPESWDNKQVFVHFGAVKSAFYLWVNGKKVGYSQDSKTAAEFNLTPYLQKGENLLAMEVYRYSDGSYFECQDMWRLSGIERDVYLYSTDNTHIQDFGAKTSLVDNYSKGKLELTADIRNLSKQSNSGLTLNIALKTQEDQPIYSDSVKLGSIKKQSTKSFNVSKVFDNVMFWSAETPNLYKLQLTLTNKQGDVIEQVGREIGFRSTELKNGNILVNGQPVLFKGVNRHEHDPITGHVVSRESMEKDVQLMKEFNINSVRTAHYPNDPYFYYLTDKYGLYVMDEANIESHGMGAANQGAGYNPDHHLVNKPNWKAAYLDRTKNMFERSKNNPSVIMRSLGNESGDGANLEYVYDWLKAESGEPVISEQAQLRRHTDAYGQMYAPIENIVHLAELGMENRPIILIEYEHAMGNSLGNFKEYWDIFKKYPIAQGGFIWDWVDQTFLMETEDGVKFWGYGGDLEPPAMDTSNSFAANGLVFADRTPYPYLWEVKKVHQNIDFALSQDGKSIQVTNQNFFKTIDDHILRWTITENGKVVETSSDVSLAIAPQTSADFSFAPKTTFRDGAEYFVNIEVVLASAQPMLAKDHVVAWDQVALSGEYIVAAKESKRVRIKKSDSALSLTGDDFKLVFDRKTGQLTQLYQDDFPLMAGQAHPEFWRAPIDNDFDIAKYQDSLKTWQWVGKNATLDSMTYKQLNRNQVQVHVEQSLGSIGSTLKTTYVVNGNGQIDVNIYFYAAPHQKQGEFPRIGTLFSLDKSLDQVQWYGRGPHENYWDRKTSAHVGQYQSTVDDMYVPYVRPQENGYRTDVRYVTFSNKNSSHKVTFAGAPLLGFGAQFYSTDDYDNSKWEAAHRDRHPHQLPRQDKILVNIDYKQRGVGGTDSWGSPPLFKYTLPWLDYHYSYKIIVE
- a CDS encoding GDSL-type esterase/lipase family protein; translation: MSCQTTVKGAQVDEQNSIYIPAQHELIAEQGRWLDSGKTAKQIGWAGSTLDIKFTGSKLFLEIDTGDHYEYFRLVLNQQYVGEPFKVNPGKQRILLVENLPRNRIHQVTLVKETFYGDLSTIYGFFIEGGDIHPAPQPKSKTIFYFGDSNMDGTSLYSEKDSGESGAYYAYPHMVGRMLNANVQVQALGGATLDENGFNNVLNFIDKADKSTNDERYQDVVQPDVIVVNSGANDIYKIGKSGASLQAAMEERFGDVVAKLRTRYGSKPYIVLYNAYGWNDNEPANYTKSFVQSLGDDRVSALHYPWIWEQWHGSMVEHGGQARLIAQHISKLFNDLPIIADADVFNGFGENGDVANGSFESKAPGNFNAFGWRYADDGVKRIKDGTAPHGEYYIQLSEKQEVHQGTDATGDFKRGKLTKDTLVEVIVDVRAAAPGSEAELFADAEAQALYQRKNIATLPVQPTKEWQTVKHTFLIPAGSWKSYFGLRTTRGIVDFDNVRVSQKEEK